GCATCGACGACTGCTACCCGGCGGTCGACTACTTCGAGCGCGCCGGTCTGCCGTTCGTGGTCGGTGTCAACACCTTCAACGGGCAGATGGGATACAGCCTCGACGAGGTGCGCTGGGCGCTCGCGGTCCGCGAGGACGTCCCGGTCATCTCGTACGACGCCCGGTTCCGCGCGTCCGTCCGGGACGCCCTGCTGGTCGTTCTCGATCAGGCGCTGGACAAGGCGATCCGGATGAAGGCCTGATCCGTATCCCGTCATAGGGTGTGCGGCGAGTCGCCCGGTTCACAGGCATTCCCAAACGTGCCCGTGGGAGGGCACAGTGGGGTACCGGGCGGCCGCGCGAACGAAGAGGACGGTGACCGTGCGAGGCGGACTGGACGACGCGCTCGACAAGCTTGCTCGTCGCGACGAGCTGCGGCGGCGCGCGACCGGTGAGAGTCCGGCGACACCTCCCGCCGTGACCGAGCTGGTCGAGGCGATCGCCGCGGTGGTCGCCAAGCATCCGAGCCTGGCCGTCACGGTCGGGGTCGAGGGTGTCGGCGACCCGGTGCTGCTCCAGTTCGCCTTCGCCGGCGGCACGGTGCAGGTCAGGGCGGACCGCCCGTCGGCCGACCGGCCGCCGGCGGCGGCGCCGGGCCGGATGCACGCCGACTTCGAGATCCACGTCGAGGATCCGGAGCCACCACCGCGCGGCAGCCACGACGACCAGGACCGGTTCGGCCCCACGGACTACGACTACGCCGGGCCGCCCGCCGCGGAGCGGCCGTTCGTGGCGCCGCAGTCCCCGCCCCCGCCGCCGGCCGCCTATGCGCCGCCGCCGGTGCCCCCGTTCACTCCCCCCGCGTCGCACGCCGAGCCGGCCGCGCTCCACGAGCCGGTGTTCCACGAGCCCGCGTTCCAGGAGCCGGTGTTCCATGAGCCCGCGTTCCAGGAGCCGGTGTTCCATGAGCCCGCGTTCCAGGAGCCGGTGTTCCATGAGCCCGCGTTCCAGGAGCCAACGTTCCAGGAGCCGGTGCAGCTGCCGTACCAGGAGCCGGTCCCGTTCCAGGCCGGCCCGGCGGAGGAGACCGAGCTGGCCGCCCGCCGCCTCGCCGCGATGTTGCGGGACAACCCCACCCTGCTCGACGACACCCAGGCTTAGCCCATCGGGCACGGAAAGCGGTCGCTTACGGCGGCCGCTTTTTCGTACGCCATGAGCACGTTCTGTAATCGCTCCGCCACGCCGCGTCAACTACTCTCCGCAGTCTCCTGATCACCCCAGGAATTCACTTCCGACCCTGCCGAAACGGGCAATCCGCGCCGGGTTTCGCCGGGTCCGAGCCGTCTGAGTTGTCTGACATGGCCCTTTCGGCCGGTTCACACAGCCGCCCGGACCGCATTCCTTGGATGACGCTGAGTAGCGCCGTAATGTCCTATTACGTCCAAGAGCGTGGGTCATCAAGCTCCTGGAATCTCACCAACAGTGACAGGATTGGGGGGATGCGATGTCGGCATCGGACGGGTGGCTCCTCGCGGTAACCGGCTATGCGGTCCTGCTGGCCTGGCCGCTCTCCACGGTGATCCTGGTCTGGTTCGCGGTCCGCTACGTCGGCACGCACCGTGCGCGGGTCGTCAACAAGGCCCTGGCCAGCGGCGACGGCAAGCCCGAGCACTTCTGGATCATCGTGCCGGCGCTCAACGAGGAGGCCGTGGTCGCCAACACCGTGAACGCGGCGCTGGGCCTGCGCGGCGCCGCCGGCACGCTGGCCCGGGTCCTGGTCGTCGACGACGGCTCGGACGACCGGACGCCCGAGGTCCTGGCCGCCATCGACCACCCCCGCCTGCACGTGATGCGCCGCGAGCTGCCCGAGGCCCGGCAGGGCAAGGGCGAGGCGCTGAACGCCGCCTACCGCTACATCGCCCGGCTCTCCGCCGAGCAGGGCATCCCGGCCGGCCGGGTGGTGCTCGGCATCATCGACGGCGACGGCCAGGGCAGCGACAACATCCTGGTCGAGGTCGGCCGGCTGATGGGCGACACCCGGGTCGGCGCGGTCCAGGTGCAGGTCCGGATCCGCAACCGCAACAAGCTGCTCGGCGCGGTGCAGGACCTGGAGTTCGGCGCGATCGTGGACGCCTGCCAGAACATGCGGGACGCGCTGAACACCGTGGGCCTCGGCGGCAACGGCCAGTTCAGCCGGCTCTCCACGCTGATCGCCCTGGGCAGCGCCCCGTGGTCGAGCTGCCTGGTCGAGGACATGGAGCTGGGCCTGCGGATGCACCTGCAGGGCGTGTCGATCCGCTACACCTCGCGCGCCTCGGTCACCCAGCAGGCGGTGGTGGACATCAAGCGGCTCACCCGGCAGCGCACCCGCTGGGCGCAGGGCAACCTGCAGTGCGCGCGCTACCTCGGCTCGCTCTTCTCCTCCGGCAACATCACCCGCGGCTCGCTGGTGGAGATCCTGCACTACCTGGTCTCGCCGTGGGCCAACGCGATCGTCGCGGTGCTGCTCTCGCTGACCGGAACTCTGGGCGCGCTGGGCCTCATGATCGGGCATCCGCTGCCGATTCTGCCCACCTGGTGGCACCTCGCCCTGAGCCTCGGCGTCTGGGTGGTGGTGACCACGTTCCCGGGTCTGGTCTGGGTGCTCGTGCACCGGGTCAAGCGCGGGGACGAGTCGACGGGCCGGATGCTGCTCGCCGCCCTGGCCTACCCGGCCTTCCTGCTCCTCGGCCTGACCGCCACCTACCGGGCGCTGGGCCGGCAGCTGACCGGCCAGCAGGCCTGGGCCAAGACCGAACGGCTCGTCGAGGAGCCGCTGGTCCTGCAGACCGCCTGATCCCGCGGGCACGCTCCACCCCCTGCTCCGCCCCTCTCCCTGGTGTGAAGGAAGGCTCCCCCTTGTCCCTTCGCGAAGTCCACCTCATCGGCGGCACCCGGCCGGAAGCCGTCAAGCTCGCCCCGGTCGCCATCGCCTTCCGCGAGGCCGGTCTGCTCGAGCCGATCCTGCTGGCCAGCGGCCAGCACCCGACCATGGTCACCCAGGCCCTCGCCGCGTTCGGCCTGGAGCCGGACATCACCCTCACCGTGGAGCGCGCCTCCGGCACCCAGGCCGAGCTGCTCACCGCCATGATCCAGCAGCTCGACGAGCTGTGGTCGGTACGCACCCCGGCCGCCGTGATCGTCCAGGGCGACACCACCACCAGCCTGGCCGGTGCGCTGGCCGCGTTCTGGCGGCGGATCCCGGTCGTGCACCTGGAGGCCGGGTTGCGCTCCGGTGACCTCGACTCGCCGTTCCCCGAGGAGGGCAACCGACGGCTGGTCGCCCAGGTGGCCGCGCTGCACCTGGCGCCGACGCCGCTGGCCGCGATGAACCTGCTGGACGAGAAGATCCCGGCGAGCGACGTGCTGGTCACCGGTAACACGGTGGTGGACGCGACGCTGTCGGTGGCGGCGCGCAGGTTGCCGTACGAAAATCTCGCCGTCGCCGACGCGCGGGCCGCGGCCACCGGCCGTCTCGTGCTGGTCACCGCGCACCGCCGGGAGTCCTGGGGTGAGCCGCTGGACCGGATCCTGGGCGCCGTCAAGGAGCTGATCGCCAGGTACCCGGACATCGACGTGGTGCTGCCCAGCCACCCCAACCCAGCGGTCCGCGCGCAGGTGGACGCGGCGCTGGCCGGGGTGGAGCGGGTCACCGTCACCGATCCGCTGCCCTACCCGGACCTGGCCCGGCTGCTCTCCGAGGCCTACCTGGTGCTCACCGACTCGGGCGGGATCCAGGAGGAGGCGCCGTCGTTCGGCGTCCCGGCCCTGGTGCTGCGGGACGTCACCGAGCGCGTCGAGTCGCTGCACGCCGGCTGCGCCAAGCTGGTCGGCTCCGACCCCGACATGATCGTCACGGAGGCGTCCGCGCTGCTGGACAGCCGGATCCGCCGGGACGCGATGACCGCCGGCGGCAATCCGTACGGTGACGGCCGCGCCGCCCAGCGCACCGCCCAGGCGACCGCCGCCCTGCTCGGCCTCGCCCCCGCACCCGAAGCCATGCCCGTCCAGCAGTCCGCCGAGATCGGAGCCGTCGCCTGATGCGCACCTCGAAGGTCACCCGACGCACCCTGCTCGCCGGTGGCGGGGCGGCTGCCGTCGCCGCCGCTGTCGGGCTGAACACCGTGGAGGCCGACGCCTCCGTGCCCCTGCCGGTCATCAGCACGCTGACCACCCGGACCGGCAAGGCCGCACCCGGCGCCGGCTCGGCCAAGACCCTGATCCTGTACGACACCACCGGCGACTACGGCTGGCTCGGCGAGGTCTACGCCACCCAGACGGCGAACCTGGCCTCGCACTTCGGCAGCTGGGCGGCCGCGCCGGTGGGCCGGTACAAGGCCGGCGACCTGAACGCGTACACCGCGGTGATCTACCTGGGCTCGACCTACGACGAGCCACTGCCGGACGCGTTCCTGACCGACGTGCTGGCCACCACCAAGCCGGTGACCTGGGTCTACGACAACATCTGGCAGCTGGCCGCGAAGGCCGGCTTCACCGACCGGTACGGCTTCGCCAGCGGCACCTTCGACCTGGCCGAGGTGACCGAGGTCGGTTACAAGGGCCGGAAGCTGACCCGGAGCAGCGACAACCGGGCCGGCATCATGAACCTGCCGATCAGCGACACCACCAAGGTGCGCACGCTGGCCACCGCGGTCCGCGCGGACAGCACCGGCTTCCCGTGGGCGGTGAGGTCGGGGAACCTCACCTACATCGGCGAGATCCCGTTCTCCTACGTCACCCACGACGACCGCTACCTGATCTTCGCGGACCTGATGTTCGACGCCGTGGGCAGCACCGCGCCGGAGCGGCACCGTGCCCTGATCCGGATCGAGGACGTCGGACCGGACGCCGACCCGGAGCAGCTCAAGGCGGTCGCCGACTTCCTGGCGGCGGAGAAGGTGCCGTTCAGCGTCGCCGTCTATCCGCGCTTCCGGGATCCGAAGGGCACCCAGAACGACGGCAAGGCGCAGGACTACACCCTGGCGGCCCGGCCGAAGGTGGTCGCCGCGCTCAAGTACATGCAGGCCAAGGGCGGCACGCTGGTCATGCACGGGTACACCCACCAGTACGGCTCGGTGGCGAACCCGTACGACGGGGTGAGCGCGAACGACTTCGAGTTCTTCCGGGCACACGTCGACGCGAACGACAGCGTGATCTACGACGGGCCGGTGGCCGAGGACTCCGCGGCCTGGGCCACCGCCCGGATGATCGCGTCCGGTGCCATCTTCGTGGCCACCGGCCTGGGCGCTCCGAAGATCTTCGAGTTCCCGCACTACGCGGCCAGCCCGATCGACTACCAGGCGGTGCACACCCTGTTCGGCAAGCGGTACGACCGGGGCCTGTACTTCCCCGGCGTGCTGACCGGCGGCAGGTACGACTTCCCCCGCCAGTTCGGGCAGTTCTTCCCGTACACGGTGCGCGACGTGTACGGCTCGGTGGTGGTGCCGGAGAACATCGGCAACGTGGAGACCGAGCCGTTCAACAACCACCCGGTCCGGCTGCCCGCCGACATCGTCGCGTCGGCCGAACGCAACCTGGTGGTCCGGGACGGCGTGGCGAGCTGCTTCTACCACGCCTACCTCGGCACCGATCACCTGACGGACCTGATCGGCGGGATCAAGGGCCTCGGCTACTCCTTCGTGAGTGCCGAGACCATGCTCAACGGCTGATCAGCCGACATTTCGCGAGGCCGCCGCCCGGGGTCGGGCGGCGGCCTCCGGCGTACCATCACGGAGGAGACGAACGTGGACGTAGTGGACTTCTGGGTGCGGTCCTGGACCTCGGACGACCCGGCCGCGGCCCGCAAGGTGCTCACCCCCGACGTCGAGACCGAGTGGAACCTGGACGCCCCGGTCGACGACGAGGAACTGCTGCAGGTGCTGCACCGGATCGCCGCCTTCGCGGACCGCGTCGAGGTGGCCGCCCGCACCGACGCGCTGGACGGCGCCGCTGTGGTCTACGACCTGGTCGCCCCGTTCGGCACCGCCCGGCTGGTCGAGTTCCTCGCCGTCGAGAACGACACCATCACCGAGGTCCGCCACGTCTACGACACCACCGCCATCGACCGCTACTTCCCCGGCCTCTACGCCAACTAGCCCGTCAAGATCAGTCTCGGCTGGCCGTGACGGTGGTATCCGGGGCGCCGACACCACCCTGAGCACCAGCCGCAAGAACCCGGCTGGCCGCGACGGTGGCATCCAGGGCGCCGACACCACCCTGAGCACCAGCCGCAAGGTCCTGACTCGCCGCCCCGTGATGGCTAGCCGGCGGGGGTCGGCAACGCCCGCTCGAGCAGCGCGAACAGCGCCTCCCAGTGCCGCCGCTCGGCCCCCTCGTGATACATCGCCGTATCGGACATGGTGAACCCGTGCGGCGCTCCCTCGTACAGCTCCGACGTATAGGTCACCCCGGCCTCGCGCAACGCACTCTCCAGCGTCGCGATGTGCTCCGGCGTCATCGACCCGTCATTGTCCGCGTGTCCGAAATAGACCTCGCCGGTGATCGCGCCGACCCCCCGGTGCGGGCTGTCCGGGCCGTCGGCCACCACCCGGCCGGCGTGGAAGCTGGCCAGCACCGCGAGCCGGTCCGGCAGCGCGGAGATCGCGATCAGGGCGTTCCGCCCGCCCATGCAGTAGCCGACGATCCCGGCCGGTCCGGCCGCCACGCCCTCCTGAGCGGCCAGAAAGTCCAGGTAAGCGGCGGTGTCGGCGATCAGCCGCGGCGGGGTGAGCGCCTGCATCATCGGCATCAGCCGGCCGAACGCCGCGCCGCGCTTGTCCGCGTCGATCAGCTCGTCCGGCTCCACCAGCGGGCTGCGCCGGCTGCGGTACAGGATGTTGGGGACCAGGACCGCGTACCCCCGCTCGGCGATCCGGTCGGCCATCTCGCGCAGTCGCGGCCGGAGGCCGAAGGCGTCCATGAACATCAGGATCCCGGGGTACGGCCCGGGCCCGTCCGGCGTCACGAGGTACGCGTCGGCCGTCCCGTCCGCGGCCGGTACATCGACCGAAGCCTGCCGCATCTCCGTCTCCTCTGCCCCATTCGTCATGATCGGGGCGACCCTAGCATCGGCTGACGGTTTTGCCGCCGGAACGTCGTATTCTCATCCGCATGGCCACCCGGCTGCGTGCGGATGCCCGCCGAAATCGAGCGGCCCTGCTCACCGCAGCCCGCGAGGTCTTCGCGGAGCAGGGCCTGGACGCGTCGCTGGACGAGATCGCCCGGCGTGCCGGGGTCGGCAACGCCACCCTCTACCGCCGCTTCCCCAGCCGCCGGCACCTGATCGCCGAGGTCTTCGCCGCCCACATGACGGCCGCGGTCCGCCTCGCCGACCAGGCGCTGGAGCACCCCGACCCGTGGGCCGCGTTCGTCGGCTACCTGACCCGGGTCTGCGAGCTGCAGGCGACCGACCGGGGTCTGGCCGAGCTGCTGGTCACCAGCGCCTTCGACGACGACGAGCGGCTGTCCGCGCTGCGGGCCGCCGCCCAGCAGCGCGCGGTGGACGTGCTGCTCCGGGCGCAGCGGGCCGGCCGGCTGCGCGGCGACTTCACCCGGCACGACCTCTGGCTGGTGATGATGGCGAACGCCGGGGTCAACCGGCACGCCACCGACCCGAACGCCTGGCGCCGTCAGTTGTCCCTGCTCCTGGGCGGTCTGGCGACTCGGTAACCGGCCGGTCACGGTGCGGCTTTTAAGGATGTTTAAGGCTTGCGCCGGAGACCCTTAAGACGGCTTCGACGAACAATCGCTGACGTCCCGTTCCCGGTGATTGATCGGAGCCTCCCATGCAACGCAGCCGTCTGCGGCTCGCCATCTACTCGTCCGCCGCGGTGCTCGCGGTCGGCGGCGGCATCGGCGCGGCGGTCGCTGCCACCACCGGCGAGACCGGCGGCCTGAGCGCCTCGTTCGCCAAGGACAGCGACTGGGGCGCCGGATACCAGGCGCACTACACGATCAAGAACGGCTCGAGCGCCGAGGTGAACGGCTGGGAGCTGGTCTTCGGCCTGCCGAGCACCGCGAAGCTGAGCACGTCGTGGGATGCCACGGTGACCACCGCCGGCAGCACCGAGACGGCGAAGAACGCCGCGTGGAACGGCACCATCCCGGCCGGCGGCTCGATCTCCTTCGGCTTCGTGGTCAACGGCAAGGGCGACCCGACGAGCTGCACCATCAACGGCGTGTCCTGCACCGCCGGCGGCGCGACAGCGGCACCCACCGCCACCGCGACGGCCACCAAGCCGCCGACCACCAAGCCCACCGCGACCGCCACGGCGACCGCGACGAAGACCGCGACGGCCGCGCCGACCGCCACCCGCACCACGACCGCCGCACCGACCGCGACGGCCACCTCGACCAGCGGCTCCGGCTCGGGCGGCGGCGTGCTGGTCGCCCCGTACGTCGACATGGGTGTGCTGTCCAACGGCGGCACGCTCGCCTCGCTGGCCGACGGTGGCAACGTCAAGTCGTTCAGCCTGGCGTTCGTCACCGCCTCCGGCTGCAAGGCCAGCTGGTTCGGCGCGTTCGACCCGCGGCAGAAGCAGTTCGCCGACCAGATCGGTGCGATCCGCGCGGCCGGCGGCGACGTGAAGGTCTCCTTCGGCGGCGCGACGGGCGTCGAGCTCGCCCAGGCCTGCACCTCGGCCACCGCCCTGCAGGCCGAGTACCAGGCGGTTGTCGACGCCTACGACCTGAAGTACATCGACCTGGACATCGAGGGTGCGGCCTCGGCCGACACCGCCTCGATCGACCGCCGCTCGACGGCGCTCGCCGCGCTGCAGAAGGCGAACCCGGGCCTGAAGATCTCGCTGACCCTGCCGGTGCTGCCGGAGGGCCTGACCGCTGACGGCCTGAACGTGGTCAAGTCGGCCAAGAACGCCGGCGTGGACCTGGACCTGGTCAACATCATGGCGATGGACTACGGCCGCTCCGCCCAGGACTACGGTGACCTGGCGATCCAGGCGGTCAAGTCCACGAAGGACCAGATCAAGGCGCTTTACGGCAACTCCGACGCGGCGGCCTTCAAGATGGTCGGCGTCACCCCGATGATCGGCAAGAACGACGACAGCGGCACCTTCACCCAGAGCGACGCCAAGGACCTGGTCGCGTTCGCCAACGCGAACCACCTCGGCTTCGTCTCCTTCTGGGAGATGCAGCGGGACAAGAACGCCTGCCAGGGCGCGCTGTTCCAGTGCACCAACGTCAGCCAGACCGCCTTCGAGTTCTCCA
This window of the Actinoplanes oblitus genome carries:
- a CDS encoding glycosyltransferase family 2 protein, whose protein sequence is MSASDGWLLAVTGYAVLLAWPLSTVILVWFAVRYVGTHRARVVNKALASGDGKPEHFWIIVPALNEEAVVANTVNAALGLRGAAGTLARVLVVDDGSDDRTPEVLAAIDHPRLHVMRRELPEARQGKGEALNAAYRYIARLSAEQGIPAGRVVLGIIDGDGQGSDNILVEVGRLMGDTRVGAVQVQVRIRNRNKLLGAVQDLEFGAIVDACQNMRDALNTVGLGGNGQFSRLSTLIALGSAPWSSCLVEDMELGLRMHLQGVSIRYTSRASVTQQAVVDIKRLTRQRTRWAQGNLQCARYLGSLFSSGNITRGSLVEILHYLVSPWANAIVAVLLSLTGTLGALGLMIGHPLPILPTWWHLALSLGVWVVVTTFPGLVWVLVHRVKRGDESTGRMLLAALAYPAFLLLGLTATYRALGRQLTGQQAWAKTERLVEEPLVLQTA
- a CDS encoding TetR/AcrR family transcriptional regulator, with the translated sequence MATRLRADARRNRAALLTAAREVFAEQGLDASLDEIARRAGVGNATLYRRFPSRRHLIAEVFAAHMTAAVRLADQALEHPDPWAAFVGYLTRVCELQATDRGLAELLVTSAFDDDERLSALRAAAQQRAVDVLLRAQRAGRLRGDFTRHDLWLVMMANAGVNRHATDPNAWRRQLSLLLGGLATR
- the wecB gene encoding non-hydrolyzing UDP-N-acetylglucosamine 2-epimerase, which codes for MSLREVHLIGGTRPEAVKLAPVAIAFREAGLLEPILLASGQHPTMVTQALAAFGLEPDITLTVERASGTQAELLTAMIQQLDELWSVRTPAAVIVQGDTTTSLAGALAAFWRRIPVVHLEAGLRSGDLDSPFPEEGNRRLVAQVAALHLAPTPLAAMNLLDEKIPASDVLVTGNTVVDATLSVAARRLPYENLAVADARAAATGRLVLVTAHRRESWGEPLDRILGAVKELIARYPDIDVVLPSHPNPAVRAQVDAALAGVERVTVTDPLPYPDLARLLSEAYLVLTDSGGIQEEAPSFGVPALVLRDVTERVESLHAGCAKLVGSDPDMIVTEASALLDSRIRRDAMTAGGNPYGDGRAAQRTAQATAALLGLAPAPEAMPVQQSAEIGAVA
- a CDS encoding dienelactone hydrolase family protein — translated: MRQASVDVPAADGTADAYLVTPDGPGPYPGILMFMDAFGLRPRLREMADRIAERGYAVLVPNILYRSRRSPLVEPDELIDADKRGAAFGRLMPMMQALTPPRLIADTAAYLDFLAAQEGVAAGPAGIVGYCMGGRNALIAISALPDRLAVLASFHAGRVVADGPDSPHRGVGAITGEVYFGHADNDGSMTPEHIATLESALREAGVTYTSELYEGAPHGFTMSDTAMYHEGAERRHWEALFALLERALPTPAG
- a CDS encoding cellulose binding domain-containing protein — translated: MQRSRLRLAIYSSAAVLAVGGGIGAAVAATTGETGGLSASFAKDSDWGAGYQAHYTIKNGSSAEVNGWELVFGLPSTAKLSTSWDATVTTAGSTETAKNAAWNGTIPAGGSISFGFVVNGKGDPTSCTINGVSCTAGGATAAPTATATATKPPTTKPTATATATATKTATAAPTATRTTTAAPTATATSTSGSGSGGGVLVAPYVDMGVLSNGGTLASLADGGNVKSFSLAFVTASGCKASWFGAFDPRQKQFADQIGAIRAAGGDVKVSFGGATGVELAQACTSATALQAEYQAVVDAYDLKYIDLDIEGAASADTASIDRRSTALAALQKANPGLKISLTLPVLPEGLTADGLNVVKSAKNAGVDLDLVNIMAMDYGRSAQDYGDLAIQAVKSTKDQIKALYGNSDAAAFKMVGVTPMIGKNDDSGTFTQSDAKDLVAFANANHLGFVSFWEMQRDKNACQGALFQCTNVSQTAFEFSKIFAGFKG
- a CDS encoding polysaccharide deacetylase family protein, whose translation is MRTSKVTRRTLLAGGGAAAVAAAVGLNTVEADASVPLPVISTLTTRTGKAAPGAGSAKTLILYDTTGDYGWLGEVYATQTANLASHFGSWAAAPVGRYKAGDLNAYTAVIYLGSTYDEPLPDAFLTDVLATTKPVTWVYDNIWQLAAKAGFTDRYGFASGTFDLAEVTEVGYKGRKLTRSSDNRAGIMNLPISDTTKVRTLATAVRADSTGFPWAVRSGNLTYIGEIPFSYVTHDDRYLIFADLMFDAVGSTAPERHRALIRIEDVGPDADPEQLKAVADFLAAEKVPFSVAVYPRFRDPKGTQNDGKAQDYTLAARPKVVAALKYMQAKGGTLVMHGYTHQYGSVANPYDGVSANDFEFFRAHVDANDSVIYDGPVAEDSAAWATARMIASGAIFVATGLGAPKIFEFPHYAASPIDYQAVHTLFGKRYDRGLYFPGVLTGGRYDFPRQFGQFFPYTVRDVYGSVVVPENIGNVETEPFNNHPVRLPADIVASAERNLVVRDGVASCFYHAYLGTDHLTDLIGGIKGLGYSFVSAETMLNG